The segment TAAAGAGGACATAGAGAAGATGAGAGATCCAGAACCCTGCAGAATCAAACACACTGAAGATACTAAAGTGTCTAAACGTTAAAGTTATTTTCAATTATTTGTGTAGATcggctttttttttaaagaaaatctaattatttctatttccacacttcacactccagtccagcgggtggcgctaaaacacatgcgtttgtttgacaaacaccattaaacctcagAGGAAGAAGACTAGTTTCACCGTGCTCTCTCTCTGTTGTTTTGTCCTGATGCTGTTTTAATACAAATGGTCATCAAATGGTCAGTAAATACTTATAATATTCTCAAATTCGTGACTAAGTTTTgaagcaagcaggaatatctggaggagtatcagctgaactgaaatctgctgctgtgaagatgttttgtattaaagaggagagtgaggagGATGTGAGTGAACAAGAACCCAGGAGAATAAAATATGAGGAACCAGAAAGCTGGATAATTAAACATGAAGAACCAGAACCTTGGAGAATAAAAcacgaggaaccagaaccttgGATAAAAAATCAAGAGGAGCCAGAACCCTGGATAAAAAaccaagaggaaccagaaccttggataataaaacatgaggaaccagaaccctggaTAATAAAAAATGAGGAACAAGAaggttggtgtttattcttcACTCATCTTTAATcactgtttgtggcacattaggcTTACAAAGCCTGGAGAAACAATGTTAATCTGAAGTTAAACCTGCCTTCTAATtaattttcttctttcttttttaaatttcttaATTTAAGCCTAAATTTAGTCCTGTAGTAGTATTTAGTTCTCCAGGAAATCAACCTATTATATTCTGGACTAGGCAAAGTCTAAGACTATTTAAGTAGGGCTTGatgataaagagagagagagagagagaaaatatatataatttcagcCAATACAATATAGACAACATTTAAGAGCACCCACAACAGATGTCTGTCCTTACAACTTCTGAAAAATGAGTTTGCCAATTTTATGAAACTTCCtcctataaaaaaatatataatttttaattaattacattttgttttaataGCACAAATAAGTTAATAGTCACCCTTTATTTATGTTTAGCCttcatacaaataaaaaaatgtccaATTATTGTCAAATAAACACCCTAAGGGTCaccttaataatattaatatatttctttttaaacTATAACATACTATATCCTATAGCCTGATTATTCTTATAGATTGAAACAGAAGTGCTTTAGGGCCGCCACAAACAAATCGGTGTAAGGGAAACACtggtaatatatataaaaatgttagaaatgtgtTTAATAACCATATCACCATTGATTAGGGTTGGGAATTTAACACGTTAATTAGATTAttcaatcacaaaaaaaaaaaaaaatgcgttaATATTTTCAGACCTGTAACAAAAAGGAGGAAGAACTGCATGGCTTGCTGAAGGGCATTTTTAAGTACAACAGAGATGTTAATGGAGCTATTCATAAAACCAAAGTCATTTGCATTGTTTGTGACGAGGAATTTGACTATTATCCAAGCAGTTCTCGTTTAAAACGCCACCTGAAGTGCGCTGGAAATATAAGAAAACACCCTGTGTAAATAAGAGCACGCATTTGCATTGCATGGGTTGATAAAACAGTTATTAATAATTGTTAAAAAATAGTAttataactatttaaaaatagtTATAAAGTTTCAATTTAGCTTGTTGTAATAGAAATGTAAATGCTGCTGAATAATGTAGATGATGCCAATAAAAAGGGACACTTTTTtgacaaaatgatcattttgtagTAGATGCAATAGTTCTGCTTATAGAAACATAGGATTTGTATCTATAATGTTTTAAAGGTGATATTTTGAAGATTCCGGGAAGTATATTTTGTATCAATTTACTGACAActgaactgtttttgcttttattttagagTTTATTGAAGAAAGAGAGAAGGAAGAATTAAACCAAGTTGAAGAAAATCCGTCCAAAACTGGAGGGaaacctttgagttgctctcaaaccGAACAGAAAGATTTAAACAAAAGAGACGACAAGATATcgttcacctgcactcagtgtggaaagagtttggcTTGCAAATATAATCTTGACGTTCACTTGAGAATTCATACCGGAGAGAGTTTAACTCAGTCGTTAAGCCTCAGGGATCACATGTACATCCAAACTGAAGAAAAACTgcacaagtgttcacactgcggcAAGAAATTCAATCGGTCAGGAGACCTGAAGAAACACAAGgcagtccacactggagagaaaccgcacacgtgtgatcagtgcgggaagagtttcacgcaaaaaggaaaccttatgacacacatgagagttcacacaggagagaaactgTTCATATgtaatcagtgtggaaagagtttttcacacTTAGGAAACCTTAAGgtacacatgaacatccacactggagaaaaaccttataagtgttcacactgtgacaagagattcactCAGTCAGGAGACCTGACGAAACACATGttagtccacactggagagaaaccgcacacgtgtgatcagtgcgggaagagttttgcacGAAAAGGAAGCCTTTTGGCA is part of the Garra rufa chromosome 1, GarRuf1.0, whole genome shotgun sequence genome and harbors:
- the LOC141329033 gene encoding uncharacterized protein, coding for MFCIKEESEEDVSEQEPRRIKYEEPESWIIKHEEPEPWRIKHEEPEPWIKNQEEPEPWIKNQEEPEPWIIKHEEPEPWIIKNEEQEEFIEEREKEELNQVEENPSKTGGKPLSCSQTEQKDLNKRDDKISFTCTQCGKSLACKYNLDVHLRIHTGESLTQSLSLRDHMYIQTEEKLHKCSHCGKKFNRSGDLKKHKAVHTGEKPHTCDQCGKSFTQKGNLMTHMRVHTGEKLFICNQCGKSFSHLGNLKVHMNIHTGEKPYKCSHCDKRFTQSGDLTKHMLVHTGEKPHTCDQCGKSFARKGSLLAHMNVHTGEKLFRCNLCGKSLKCKYSLDVHIRVHTGEKPFTCDQCGRSFTQSAQLKEHMKIHTGENPFKCSHCDRRFNRAGDLKTHVRIHIGVKPYECSQCDKRFYRSGDLRSHERIHTGEKPYECSHCDKRFSHSSNLKTHERIHTGEKPYQCTECGMCFNHSSTLHSHIKNKHSKAL